The following are encoded together in the Deinococcus soli (ex Cha et al. 2016) genome:
- the hemC gene encoding hydroxymethylbilane synthase, producing the protein MRMVTVGTRGSTLALAQTQWVVARLKEEWPDTDFRIQTISTKGDRNRGSLEAMAQKGDKGFWVKEIEDALLAKRIDIAVHSLKDLPTEQPEGLEVSSIPRRVDARDVLIGKEGMKRLADLPQGARVGTSSVRRKAFLRAYRPDLQVIDLRGNIDTRLAALAGNEYDAIILAAAGLIRTEMRHRIDEFVEPDIMLPAPGQGALALETRADDDLTIEVAYAIHDHTTDDRITAEREFLAGLGAGCMAPVGAHATVKGGLLTLEGWVGALDGGHVIRATTQGDPSECADLGAELATDMLDRGAQALIDAARS; encoded by the coding sequence ATGCGGATGGTGACGGTAGGAACGCGCGGCAGCACTCTTGCGCTTGCACAGACCCAGTGGGTGGTGGCTCGCCTGAAAGAGGAATGGCCGGACACGGACTTCCGCATTCAGACCATCAGCACGAAGGGCGACCGCAACCGCGGCAGCCTGGAGGCCATGGCGCAGAAGGGCGACAAGGGCTTCTGGGTCAAGGAAATCGAGGACGCCCTGCTCGCCAAGCGGATCGACATCGCGGTGCATTCCCTGAAGGACCTGCCCACCGAGCAGCCCGAGGGCCTGGAGGTCAGCTCCATTCCCCGCCGCGTGGACGCGCGGGACGTGCTGATCGGCAAGGAAGGCATGAAACGCCTCGCGGACCTGCCGCAGGGCGCCCGCGTGGGCACCAGCAGCGTGCGCCGTAAGGCGTTCCTGCGCGCCTACCGCCCGGACCTGCAGGTCATCGACCTGCGCGGCAACATCGACACGCGCCTCGCCGCGCTGGCCGGGAACGAGTACGACGCGATCATCCTGGCCGCCGCCGGACTGATCCGCACCGAGATGCGCCACCGCATCGACGAGTTCGTCGAACCCGACATCATGCTGCCCGCCCCCGGCCAGGGCGCCCTGGCGCTGGAAACCCGCGCCGACGACGACCTGACCATCGAGGTCGCGTACGCCATCCACGACCACACCACCGACGACCGCATCACCGCCGAACGCGAATTCCTCGCGGGCCTCGGCGCGGGCTGCATGGCACCGGTCGGCGCGCACGCCACCGTCAAGGGCGGCCTGCTGACCCTGGAAGGCTGGGTGGGCGCGCTGGACGGCGGGCACGTCATCCGCGCCACCACGCAGGGTGACCCCAGCGAATGCGCCGACCTGGGCGCCGAACTGGCCACCGACATGCTCGACCGCGGCGCGCAGGCCCTGATCGACGCCGCGCGCAGCTGA
- a CDS encoding GH1 family beta-glucosidase, with amino-acid sequence MTGFPDGFVWGVATSAYQIEGAAREDGRGASVWDTFSHTPGRVRGGATGDVTCDHYHRWPGDVALLRELGAGAYRFSVAWPRVQPGGRGRVNAAGLAFCDRLMDGLLGAGVQPWVTLHHWDLPQELEDAGGWLSRDTAHRFEEYAFLVGERLADRAAAFMTLNAPSVVMLRGYAHGTHAPGRTLGLGAFPAAHHQLLGHGLAARALREAGARQVGIANTYAPAWPATDRDADVQAAGLMDALRHHLFTDPLLRAAYPAPVLDLLREHAPQLLEAVRPGDLDVIAAPLDFLGVNDDQPDWVRADPSRPFGVAPEPAPTGVAGPEALTQTLLDLKDRYGDACPPLVVTGSGCSLPDVPDADGRVRDAARIRSLEAHIEATRLAVQKGAPVSGYLAWTLMDNFQWADGFDQRFGLVHVDFGTQMRTRKDSFSWYQAWLREQA; translated from the coding sequence ATGACAGGCTTTCCGGACGGATTCGTGTGGGGCGTGGCGACATCGGCGTACCAGATCGAGGGCGCGGCGCGTGAGGACGGGCGGGGCGCGAGCGTGTGGGACACGTTCAGTCACACGCCGGGGCGGGTGCGGGGCGGCGCGACCGGGGACGTGACCTGCGACCACTACCACCGCTGGCCGGGGGACGTGGCGCTGCTGCGCGAGCTGGGCGCAGGTGCGTACCGCTTCAGCGTGGCGTGGCCGCGCGTGCAGCCCGGCGGGCGCGGGCGGGTGAACGCGGCGGGACTGGCCTTCTGCGACCGGCTGATGGACGGGCTGCTGGGCGCGGGCGTGCAGCCGTGGGTGACGCTGCACCACTGGGACCTGCCGCAGGAGCTGGAGGACGCGGGCGGCTGGCTGAGCCGCGACACGGCGCACCGGTTCGAGGAGTACGCGTTCCTGGTCGGGGAGCGGCTGGCGGACCGCGCGGCGGCGTTCATGACGCTGAACGCGCCGTCCGTGGTGATGCTGCGGGGGTACGCGCACGGCACGCACGCGCCGGGGCGGACGCTGGGCCTGGGGGCGTTCCCGGCCGCGCACCATCAGCTGCTGGGGCATGGGCTGGCGGCGCGGGCGCTGCGGGAGGCGGGCGCGCGGCAGGTGGGCATCGCGAACACGTACGCCCCGGCGTGGCCTGCCACGGACCGTGACGCGGACGTGCAGGCGGCGGGCCTGATGGACGCGCTGCGCCACCACCTGTTCACCGATCCCCTGCTGCGCGCCGCGTACCCCGCGCCCGTGCTGGACCTGCTGCGCGAGCACGCCCCGCAGCTGCTGGAGGCCGTGCGCCCCGGCGACCTGGACGTGATCGCCGCGCCGCTGGATTTTCTGGGCGTGAACGATGACCAGCCGGACTGGGTGCGGGCCGATCCGAGCCGTCCCTTCGGCGTGGCGCCGGAACCCGCCCCGACGGGGGTGGCCGGACCTGAGGCCCTCACACAGACGCTGCTGGACCTGAAAGACCGCTACGGGGACGCCTGCCCGCCGCTGGTCGTCACGGGCAGCGGCTGCTCCCTGCCCGACGTGCCGGACGCGGACGGGCGGGTGCGGGACGCGGCGCGCATCCGCTCCCTGGAGGCGCACATCGAGGCTACCCGATTGGCGGTCCAGAAAGGTGCGCCGGTCAGCGGCTATCTTGCCTGGACTCTCATGGACAATTTTCAGTGGGCGGACGGCTTCGACCAGCGTTTCGGGCTGGTGCACGTGGACTTCGGGACGCAGATGCGGACCCGCAAGGACAGCTTTTCCTGGTATCAGGCGTGGCTGCGGGAGCAGGCGTGA
- a CDS encoding MFS transporter, with the protein MAAGAGVSVAAPVSWRFMLPYTLATLAMWMAFNAPGQVLIGQQLITLDEANKEANLALILGVGALISLLANPIFGALSDRARGRLGRRRPYLIGGAVAATAGLLLLGVGGSVPVLVAGWGLTQLALNAYQAALTAVIPDRVPPSQRATVSGLAGLSQVLGTILGVGLTGLLPVMLARYALLGALLLLAMLGFVLTSRDPQAPTTPPAPLTLAGFLSPLRHRDFALAWLTRGLVTLGYALGTTYLLYFLRDRVGLNDPAAGVFQANLAAGGALLLTVLLGGVLSDRLGRRKVFVIGSTVVIAAGLLTLALLPTWPGTLAAAALMGAGFGVYLAVDVALITEVLPSAHDSARDLGVINVALTLPQTFAPALCALFVSRLGGYTPLFLAAAVITLVSAALVQGIRGVR; encoded by the coding sequence GTGGCTGCGGGAGCAGGCGTGAGTGTCGCCGCGCCCGTGTCGTGGCGGTTCATGCTGCCGTACACCCTGGCGACCCTGGCGATGTGGATGGCCTTCAACGCGCCCGGTCAGGTGCTGATCGGGCAGCAGCTCATCACGCTGGACGAGGCGAACAAGGAGGCGAATCTCGCGCTGATCCTGGGCGTGGGGGCGCTGATCAGCCTGCTCGCCAACCCCATCTTCGGGGCGCTGAGTGACCGCGCCCGCGGACGTCTGGGCCGCCGCCGCCCGTACCTGATCGGCGGGGCCGTTGCCGCGACTGCCGGACTGCTGCTGCTGGGTGTGGGGGGCAGCGTGCCCGTGCTGGTCGCCGGGTGGGGCCTGACGCAGCTGGCCCTGAACGCCTATCAGGCCGCGCTGACCGCCGTCATTCCCGACCGCGTGCCGCCCAGCCAGCGCGCCACCGTCAGCGGCCTGGCGGGCCTGTCGCAGGTGCTCGGCACGATCCTCGGCGTGGGCCTCACCGGGCTGCTGCCCGTCATGCTCGCCAGGTACGCGCTGCTGGGCGCGCTGCTGCTCCTCGCCATGCTGGGCTTCGTCCTGACCAGCCGCGACCCGCAGGCGCCCACCACCCCGCCCGCGCCGCTGACCCTGGCGGGGTTCCTCAGCCCGCTGCGGCACCGGGACTTCGCGCTGGCGTGGCTCACGCGCGGCCTCGTGACGCTCGGGTACGCGCTGGGCACCACGTACCTGCTGTACTTCCTGCGCGACCGGGTCGGCCTGAACGACCCCGCCGCCGGGGTGTTCCAGGCGAACCTGGCCGCCGGGGGCGCGCTGCTGCTGACCGTCCTGCTGGGCGGCGTCCTCAGCGACCGCCTGGGGCGCCGCAAGGTGTTCGTGATCGGCTCCACCGTCGTCATCGCCGCCGGCCTCCTGACGCTGGCGCTGCTGCCCACGTGGCCCGGCACGCTCGCCGCCGCCGCGCTGATGGGCGCAGGCTTCGGGGTGTACCTCGCCGTGGACGTCGCCCTGATCACCGAGGTGCTGCCCAGCGCGCACGACAGCGCCCGCGACCTCGGCGTGATCAACGTCGCCCTGACCCTCCCACAGACCTTCGCGCCCGCCCTGTGCGCCCTGTTCGTCTCCAGACTCGGCGGGTACACGCCCCTCTTCCTGGCGGCGGCCGTCATCACCCTCGTCAGCGCCGCGCTCGTGCAGGGCATCCGCGGCGTGCGCTGA
- a CDS encoding zinc-binding dehydrogenase, whose translation MTMHAFTATQPGEPLTLQWTPVPTPAPGPGEIRVRLAAVTVNPVDFKLLRGGHPAWTYPHVPGVDGAGTVEAVGPGVETLRPGDRVAMHVDLTRPGVFAEAVVTSAHTVARVPDGVPLTVAAALPCAGMTAYQSLDRRLGVRPGLWQPGDWVLVNGASGGVGGYATQLARRAGARVIGVASTANHAYLRRLGAEVTLDYRSGDLAAQVREVTGGAGVPAVVETAGQATALLDAVAFGGGMACVLGLPDLPTYRAHPAKISVHPIALGAAHASGDRRAQEDLGVMLGDLLALVLNGELDPLVTDVREREALPATLAELSAEGVRGKLVVRMSGED comes from the coding sequence ATGACCATGCATGCCTTCACGGCCACCCAGCCCGGTGAACCCCTGACCCTGCAGTGGACGCCCGTGCCCACCCCGGCGCCCGGCCCGGGCGAGATCCGCGTGCGGCTGGCGGCCGTGACCGTCAACCCGGTGGATTTCAAGCTGCTGCGTGGTGGGCATCCCGCCTGGACGTACCCGCACGTGCCCGGCGTGGACGGCGCCGGGACCGTCGAGGCGGTCGGCCCGGGCGTGGAGACCCTGCGGCCCGGGGACCGCGTGGCGATGCACGTGGACCTCACGCGGCCCGGCGTGTTCGCCGAGGCGGTCGTCACGAGCGCCCACACGGTCGCGCGCGTGCCCGACGGGGTGCCGCTGACGGTCGCGGCGGCGCTGCCCTGCGCGGGCATGACCGCGTACCAGAGCCTCGACCGTCGGCTGGGCGTGCGGCCCGGCCTGTGGCAGCCCGGCGACTGGGTGCTCGTGAACGGCGCGAGCGGCGGGGTGGGCGGGTACGCCACGCAGCTCGCGCGGCGGGCGGGGGCGCGCGTGATCGGCGTGGCGTCCACCGCGAACCACGCGTACCTGCGGAGGCTGGGGGCCGAGGTGACCCTGGATTACCGCTCGGGGGATCTGGCCGCGCAGGTGCGCGAGGTGACGGGCGGGGCGGGCGTGCCGGCGGTGGTCGAGACGGCCGGGCAGGCGACGGCGCTGCTGGACGCCGTCGCGTTCGGTGGGGGCATGGCGTGCGTGCTGGGCCTGCCGGACCTGCCCACCTACCGCGCGCATCCGGCGAAGATCAGCGTGCATCCGATCGCGCTGGGCGCCGCGCATGCCAGTGGCGACCGCCGCGCGCAGGAGGATCTGGGCGTCATGCTGGGCGACCTGCTGGCGCTCGTCCTGAACGGCGAGCTCGATCCGCTGGTGACGGACGTCCGGGAGCGGGAGGCGCTGCCCGCGACCCTGGCGGAACTCTCGGCGGAGGGCGTGCGCGGCAAGCTGGTGGTCCGCATGAGCGGCGAGGACTGA